A window of Moritella sp. Urea-trap-13 contains these coding sequences:
- the traF gene encoding conjugal transfer protein TraF, protein MKTQRRQALLLPLSLGFALTSCSLSATEFDARSYAMGGVGVTTADYVTASFHNPAMAAKHDVRDDFGLLAPVLGVQIDDENDLFDDLPSDPLELIGDKSYYEAGFGLVASVPTRYYSTNVFIKGYADSFAFADVVSGDINSKVSVYAISVLELGMTFARKFDTRYGGMHFGFSPKYNVISTYNYSEVVNDFDPDKYKDGASSDEKGFNLDLGMEMGLLYGLSVGAAVKNLIPQEVDLKPMNGSSASYNLNPVVTTGISWSGNYAMLAMDIDLNATQRYEDMNTLSGVGNSFDDTQMLKIGGEIGSESAIQFRAGYMYDLQGNKSQAFTAGVGLSPFNVFQLDLGASYGGSNKFGLAAQTMVWF, encoded by the coding sequence ATGAAAACTCAACGCCGCCAAGCATTATTATTGCCTCTATCTCTGGGATTTGCGCTCACAAGTTGCTCGCTGTCTGCGACTGAGTTTGACGCGCGCTCATATGCAATGGGTGGTGTTGGTGTCACGACGGCAGATTATGTCACCGCTTCGTTTCATAACCCGGCAATGGCTGCTAAGCATGATGTACGTGATGATTTTGGTTTGCTCGCGCCTGTACTTGGTGTTCAGATTGATGACGAAAATGATTTATTTGATGATCTACCGTCTGATCCGTTAGAACTTATTGGTGATAAATCTTATTACGAAGCTGGCTTTGGCCTCGTTGCATCAGTACCTACGCGCTATTATTCCACCAATGTATTTATCAAGGGATATGCCGATTCATTTGCATTTGCAGATGTAGTTTCCGGCGATATCAATTCTAAAGTAAGCGTATACGCCATCTCTGTTTTAGAATTAGGAATGACTTTTGCGCGTAAGTTTGATACTCGTTACGGTGGCATGCATTTTGGTTTTTCACCGAAATATAACGTTATTTCCACTTATAATTATTCTGAAGTCGTTAATGATTTTGATCCTGACAAGTACAAAGATGGTGCTAGCAGTGATGAAAAAGGTTTTAACCTTGATTTAGGTATGGAGATGGGATTGTTATATGGTTTAAGTGTCGGCGCGGCAGTAAAAAACTTAATACCACAAGAAGTTGATTTAAAACCAATGAATGGCTCTAGTGCTAGTTATAATCTCAATCCTGTCGTGACTACCGGAATTAGTTGGAGCGGTAATTATGCCATGCTAGCGATGGATATTGACTTAAATGCCACACAACGTTATGAAGATATGAATACATTATCTGGTGTGGGAAATAGTTTTGACGACACTCAAATGTTGAAAATTGGTGGTGAAATAGGTTCAGAGTCAGCGATACAGTTTCGTGCCGGTTATATGTACGATTTACAAGGCAATAAAAGCCAAGCCTTTACCGCCGGTGTAGGTTTATCACCGTTTAATGTTTTCCAACTTGACCTTGGTGCAAGCTATGGTGGTTCAAATAAATTTGGTCTTGCAGCACAAACCATGGTGTGGTTTTAA
- a CDS encoding crotonase/enoyl-CoA hydratase family protein, producing MPANQTAIQGPRVTVDINDDVAIVTLNRGSKYNALDMDMFHALDNTASALADNKAIRAVIVRGDGKVFCAGLDVKSIIKNPLNPGKLLKREEGELANLAQKVGYLWRQIPVPVIAVTHGVCFGGGLQIALGADFRYSTADCEFSVMEIKWGLIPDMSGMVTMRELTRIDIAKELTMTGRKFSGVEAEKYGLVTHVCDDPMAAAMTFVDSLKTRSPDAIVAAKSLLNETWVASEQAALVLETQTQKKVMGKWNQIAAVTRNFIKKSLPYRKRSI from the coding sequence ATGCCAGCAAATCAAACTGCAATACAAGGGCCACGCGTTACTGTTGATATTAACGATGATGTCGCCATTGTTACCCTTAATCGAGGCAGTAAATATAATGCGTTAGACATGGATATGTTTCATGCATTAGATAATACCGCATCAGCACTCGCTGATAACAAAGCCATCCGAGCAGTGATCGTACGTGGCGATGGTAAGGTGTTCTGCGCTGGCCTTGATGTCAAAAGCATTATCAAAAATCCCCTCAATCCCGGCAAATTATTGAAACGCGAAGAAGGCGAACTGGCTAATCTGGCGCAAAAAGTCGGCTATCTGTGGCGCCAAATTCCGGTACCTGTCATTGCTGTCACCCACGGTGTGTGTTTTGGTGGCGGGCTGCAAATTGCACTCGGGGCTGATTTTCGTTACAGCACCGCAGATTGTGAATTCTCGGTGATGGAAATTAAATGGGGCTTGATCCCTGATATGAGTGGCATGGTGACCATGCGTGAACTTACCCGTATTGATATTGCCAAAGAATTGACCATGACAGGGCGTAAATTTAGCGGTGTCGAAGCTGAAAAATACGGTTTAGTCACCCATGTTTGTGACGATCCGATGGCGGCGGCTATGACCTTTGTCGATAGTTTGAAAACCCGTTCTCCCGATGCCATTGTCGCGGCCAAATCATTACTGAATGAAACCTGGGTGGCATCAGAACAAGCAGCTTTAGTGCTGGAAACCCAAACTCAGAAAAAAGTCATGGGCAAGTGGAATCAAATTGCGGCTGTGACTCGTAATTTCATTAAAAAATCATTACCCTATAGAAAACGTAGTATTTAA
- a CDS encoding bifunctional acetate--CoA ligase family protein/GNAT family N-acetyltransferase translates to MSQLNIKALLEPSSIAVIGAKNSTESIGYWVVKNLIASQYDGPIMPVSLKANNVCGILAYEKPSDLPIAPDLGAICTPIRFVPKIVKELGEIGCKAVILFSDEPYEGNADTWEKIGLIAAKYNIRVLGPSSLGVLNPRLKLNVSVAHVAPPAGDVAVISQSAAFATSMIDWAETRGVGFSCFISIGTRIDVNFADLIDYLSRDRFTKSIALYVDNIIDTRRFMSAARAAAFKKPIVVVRSSSNIGGTTELLQNRRNKVSYNTAYTAAFQRSGMLRVNDTFELLSAIKTIATVKRSVRGDKMLIISNGGSPAYMAVDVLLKSGCKLAELSYETEQKLLKALPGKITSMNPINILGGVDAEAFSKVIEIVLEDAQYDALLIIHAPQVTEACHVTAEKLIPQLVKNNKKGPIIFTSWMGETSGRIARQTLIKAGIPSYGTPEVAVNAFNYIVKFRRHQKLLIQTPETLADLNPNSMTAAKVMIDNAMRKGVKEVNEKGINLLLSAYGITSDTALSRDEVNKFRIEVIDDAAFGPIICLGEAGGDWDIDQDAEVALPPLNMALSRYLVVGAIKQGIIRERSLSVRLNMDGLCEILTRISQMIIDFPMIKSILLEPLELGRTAYNIKIENVKIGLRGRRSQQKLAILPYPKELESIYTMKNGKGVLLRPIRHEDEPEHQVFDSSLTADDRYLRYFGARSKFSHFEMAMLTQIDYEREMAFIASAKNPMGQAETLGVVRAIFDWDTGEAEFAISVRSDLKGQGLGKALMLKIIDFCRQSGLKTMVGFTMPTNSGMIKLAKYCGFKVVMDYREGNADLKLKLND, encoded by the coding sequence ATGTCCCAACTGAATATAAAAGCATTATTAGAACCTTCATCAATAGCCGTTATTGGCGCTAAAAATAGCACTGAGAGTATTGGTTATTGGGTAGTTAAAAATTTAATAGCCAGTCAGTATGATGGTCCGATTATGCCGGTATCATTAAAGGCTAATAATGTCTGTGGGATTTTAGCGTATGAGAAACCAAGTGACTTACCGATAGCACCGGATCTTGGCGCTATTTGTACCCCGATCCGTTTTGTTCCCAAGATCGTTAAAGAACTGGGTGAGATTGGCTGTAAAGCCGTTATTTTATTTAGTGACGAACCTTATGAAGGTAATGCTGATACTTGGGAAAAAATTGGCTTGATTGCGGCAAAATATAATATTCGCGTATTAGGCCCAAGTAGCTTAGGTGTATTAAATCCACGGTTAAAATTAAATGTCAGTGTCGCTCACGTGGCACCGCCTGCCGGTGATGTTGCGGTTATTTCCCAGTCTGCGGCGTTTGCTACCTCGATGATTGACTGGGCTGAAACCCGTGGTGTCGGCTTCTCTTGTTTCATTTCCATTGGTACCCGCATTGACGTTAATTTTGCCGATTTAATCGATTACTTAAGTCGTGACCGTTTTACTAAATCGATTGCCTTGTATGTTGATAATATTATCGATACTCGCCGTTTTATGTCGGCAGCTAGAGCCGCGGCATTTAAAAAACCCATTGTGGTGGTACGTTCAAGTTCCAACATAGGTGGGACCACCGAGTTATTGCAAAATCGACGTAATAAGGTCTCTTATAACACCGCGTATACCGCCGCATTCCAACGTTCTGGTATGTTGCGTGTTAATGATACCTTCGAGTTATTATCGGCAATCAAAACCATTGCTACGGTCAAGCGATCTGTGCGTGGCGATAAAATGTTGATCATTTCTAATGGCGGTTCACCCGCTTATATGGCCGTTGATGTACTGCTAAAATCTGGCTGTAAACTGGCAGAATTAAGTTATGAAACAGAACAAAAATTATTAAAAGCACTGCCGGGTAAAATCACCAGTATGAATCCGATTAACATCCTTGGTGGTGTTGATGCTGAGGCTTTCAGCAAAGTGATTGAAATTGTATTGGAAGATGCACAATACGATGCGCTGCTTATTATTCATGCCCCGCAAGTGACTGAAGCATGCCATGTGACGGCTGAAAAGTTAATCCCGCAATTAGTTAAAAATAACAAAAAAGGGCCGATTATATTCACCTCTTGGATGGGCGAAACCAGTGGTCGCATTGCCCGTCAAACCTTGATTAAAGCAGGGATCCCGTCATACGGTACCCCTGAAGTGGCGGTGAATGCCTTCAATTATATTGTTAAGTTTAGACGCCACCAAAAGCTCCTTATTCAAACACCTGAAACCTTAGCCGATTTAAATCCAAATTCGATGACTGCAGCGAAGGTGATGATTGATAACGCGATGCGCAAAGGCGTCAAAGAAGTGAATGAAAAAGGCATTAATTTGTTGCTTAGCGCTTATGGCATTACCTCTGATACGGCGTTATCACGAGATGAGGTCAATAAATTCCGTATCGAAGTGATTGATGATGCGGCATTTGGGCCGATTATCTGCCTCGGCGAAGCGGGTGGTGATTGGGACATAGATCAAGATGCTGAAGTTGCTTTACCGCCATTGAATATGGCGCTATCGCGCTATCTTGTTGTCGGGGCTATTAAGCAGGGCATTATCCGTGAGCGTAGTTTATCGGTACGCTTAAATATGGACGGCTTGTGTGAAATATTAACCCGTATTTCGCAGATGATTATTGATTTCCCGATGATAAAATCGATCTTGCTGGAGCCATTAGAGTTAGGTCGCACGGCGTATAACATCAAGATCGAAAACGTTAAAATTGGCTTACGTGGTCGCCGTTCACAGCAAAAACTGGCGATATTACCTTACCCGAAAGAGCTGGAAAGTATCTACACCATGAAAAATGGTAAAGGGGTACTACTCAGACCTATTCGTCATGAAGATGAGCCTGAGCATCAAGTATTTGATTCCTCATTAACTGCAGATGATCGTTATTTACGTTACTTTGGCGCTCGTTCTAAATTCAGTCACTTTGAAATGGCGATGTTAACGCAAATTGATTATGAACGGGAAATGGCGTTTATTGCCAGTGCTAAAAATCCGATGGGTCAAGCTGAAACCTTAGGCGTGGTACGGGCTATTTTTGATTGGGATACTGGTGAAGCAGAATTTGCTATTTCAGTTCGCTCAGATTTGAAAGGCCAAGGCTTAGGTAAAGCACTGATGTTGAAAATTATTGATTTTTGCCGTCAATCAGGCTTAAAAACCATGGTTGGCTTCACCATGCCAACTAACTCAGGCATGATTAAGTTAGCAAAATATTGTGGCTTTAAAGTGGTAATGGATTACCGAGAAGGCAACGCAGATTTGAAATTAAAGCTAAATGATTAA
- a CDS encoding LysR family transcriptional regulator, translated as MINLQRINLNLLLSLQYLLQEQQVTAAAQRQFITQSAMSKNLAKLREIFADPLLIKIDNKSQLTEKAKQLKPLLAQILNNIDGLLITGGFDPLQSQRQFTIASTDYVTDYILPMALAHLYQHAPNIKLNLTYWDTFTLAAMERGEIDLGATIIRPEHKHLSYLPLEQDSYVCIMRQGHPLEQVALTLSNYTQYPHGIITSGADKSSDIDVALSAQGVFRDVALRIPSYSSAFSIIAKTDHLLTIPNSIADKLIIGEQFSRKKLPIKLPVLQAAIIWHPRFDHDLAHKWLRDELHAQLSSNIPNGTTEE; from the coding sequence ATGATTAATTTACAACGAATCAATCTCAACTTATTACTCAGTTTGCAGTACTTGTTGCAAGAGCAGCAAGTGACGGCGGCTGCACAGCGCCAATTTATTACCCAGTCGGCAATGAGTAAAAACCTGGCTAAATTACGCGAAATATTTGCTGATCCTTTACTGATCAAAATCGATAATAAAAGTCAGTTAACTGAAAAGGCTAAGCAGTTAAAACCACTATTAGCGCAGATCTTAAATAACATTGATGGCTTATTGATAACGGGCGGCTTTGACCCTTTGCAATCACAACGTCAATTTACCATAGCCTCAACCGATTATGTGACGGATTATATTCTGCCTATGGCATTGGCGCATTTGTACCAACATGCACCGAATATTAAACTTAATCTGACCTATTGGGATACGTTTACACTTGCGGCGATGGAGCGGGGTGAGATTGATTTAGGGGCAACGATTATCCGCCCTGAACATAAACACCTTTCTTATTTACCGCTAGAGCAAGACAGTTATGTTTGTATTATGCGTCAAGGCCATCCGTTAGAGCAGGTGGCACTGACCTTGTCTAATTACACTCAGTATCCGCACGGTATTATTACCTCGGGTGCAGACAAATCCAGTGATATTGATGTGGCGCTGTCGGCACAAGGGGTATTTAGAGACGTGGCATTACGTATCCCATCTTACTCTTCGGCCTTTAGTATTATTGCCAAAACCGACCATTTATTAACCATTCCTAACTCGATTGCCGATAAACTCATCATCGGCGAGCAATTCAGTCGAAAAAAATTACCAATTAAATTACCTGTTTTACAGGCGGCAATCATCTGGCATCCGCGTTTTGACCATGATTTGGCGCATAAGTGGCTGCGTGATGAACTACATGCTCAATTAAGTAGCAATATTCCAAATGGGACTACAGAGGAGTAA
- a CDS encoding LysE family translocator, giving the protein MYEIIVSLLVINFFGMLSPGPDMMLVLKYGSLNAKRAAWYCVGGIISGLAVHMMLGLFGISLLISSNPMLFNVVRWLGAAYLIYIGIKSLRAGKSEIEVDAGTLNYRPTKAYLDGLLCNLLNPKILMFMVAAFSQVIAPETPTSDKLLISLSIFVETAVLWSCFIILLNRGGLKPMLNRYQDKINKATGGLLITLGGFIGLSS; this is encoded by the coding sequence ATGTACGAAATTATAGTGTCTTTATTAGTTATTAACTTCTTTGGTATGCTCAGCCCTGGGCCTGACATGATGCTGGTTTTAAAATACGGTAGCCTAAATGCGAAACGTGCTGCTTGGTATTGTGTTGGCGGCATCATTAGTGGTCTAGCTGTACACATGATGTTAGGTCTATTTGGTATCTCATTACTTATTTCCAGCAACCCAATGCTATTCAATGTAGTACGTTGGTTAGGTGCTGCTTACCTTATTTATATCGGTATTAAATCGCTGCGAGCGGGTAAAAGCGAAATTGAAGTAGATGCGGGTACACTAAACTATCGTCCCACTAAAGCTTATTTAGACGGCTTATTGTGTAATCTATTAAATCCTAAAATCTTGATGTTCATGGTCGCTGCATTCAGTCAGGTTATTGCCCCTGAAACGCCCACATCAGATAAGTTATTAATCAGCTTATCTATCTTCGTTGAAACGGCAGTACTGTGGTCTTGCTTCATTATATTGCTTAACCGTGGAGGCTTAAAACCTATGCTTAACCGTTATCAAGATAAGATCAACAAAGCAACCGGTGGTCTGTTAATTACCCTCGGTGGTTTCATCGGTTTAAGTAGTTAA